One Alnus glutinosa chromosome 3, dhAlnGlut1.1, whole genome shotgun sequence genomic region harbors:
- the LOC133863361 gene encoding probable LRR receptor-like serine/threonine-protein kinase At3g47570: MFNYGPVSLLPMEVRNLKNLGALYMSENMLSGEIPSTLGSCIKLELLDMHGNFFQGAIPSSLGSLRGIQELDLSRNNLSGKIPDFFVGFNLLDLLNLSYNNFEGIVPSDGIFKNSSATSVVGNSQLCGGIPEMQLSKCNFRESRKKKLNLSMKLIISIVCGLLGVIFVLSFLFVFWLRRKRKEPTLSSSGNLLLNLSYQSLLKATDGFSSTNLLGVGSFGSVYKGMIDEGQMTIAVKVLNLLRRGASKSFLAECEVLRNIRHRNLVKILTVCSGVDYQGNDFKALVYEFMVNGSLVDWLHPTGTEDETHLEQRHLNLYQRLNIAIDVASALEYLHYHCQTPILHCDLKPSNVLLDDEMIGHVGDFGLARFAPEADHNSSGNQSSSIGVRGTIGYTPLENIISEFLC; this comes from the exons ATGTTTAATTATGGACCCGTTAGTCTTCTTCCCATGGAAGTCAGAAATCTGAAAAATCTGGGTGCATTGTATATGTCTGAAAACATGTTATCCGGCGAAATTCCAAGCACTCTTGGTAGTTGTATTAAGCTGGAGCTTCTAGACATGCATGGCAACTTCTTCCAGGGGGCCATTCCATCGAGTTTAGGTTCtttgagaggaattcaagaattAGATCTTTCTAGGAATAATTTGTCAGGAAAAATTCCAGACTTTTTTGTGGGTTTCAACTTGTTGGATCTTCTGAATCTATCTTACAACAATTTTGAGGGTATTGTGCCTTCAGACGGCATTTTCAAGAACTCAAGTGCAACTTCAGTTGTGGGAAACAGTCAATTGTGTGGGGGAATACCTGAGATGCAGTTGTCTAAATGCAACTTCAGAGAGTCTAGGAAGAAAAAATTGAACTTAAGCATGAAATTAATTATCTCCATAGTTTGCGGGCTTctaggagtaatttttgtgctatcttttttatttgtcttttggttaagaaggaaaagaaaagaacccaCTTTAAGTTCTTCAGGAAATTTGCTTTTAAATTTGTCGTACCAAAGTCTCCTAAAAGCCACCGATGGGTTCTCCTCCACAAATTTGCTTGGTGTAGGTAGTTTTGGATCCGTGTATAAAGGAATGATTGACGAGGGTCAAATGACAATTGCTGTCAAGGTGCTCAACCTTTTGCGCCGTGGAGCTTCCAAGAGCTTTCTAGCTGAGTGTGAGGTCCTGAGAAACATCAGGCATCGGAATCTTGTAAAGATACTCACAGTTTGTTCAGGTGTTGATTATCAGGGTAATGATTTCAAGGCTCTAGTTTATGAATTCATGGTCAATGGTAGCCTTGTGGATTGGTTGCATCCAACTGGTACAGAGGATGAGACGCACCTGGAGCAGAGGCATCTGAATCTTTATCAGAGATTGAATATTGCCATTGATGTTGCGAGTGCATTGGAATATCTCCACTATCATTGTCAAACACCAATCCTGCATTGCGACCTCAAGCCGAGCAATGTTCTTCTAGACGATGAAATGATTGGACATGTCGGAGACTTTGGGTTAGCGAGATTTGCTCCCGAAGCTGACCATAACTCTTCAGGCAATCAGTCGAGTTCTATTGGCGTAAGAGGAACTATTGGTTATACTCCTCTAG AGAATATCATATCAGAATTCCTTTGTTAG